Proteins encoded by one window of Mastacembelus armatus chromosome 23, fMasArm1.2, whole genome shotgun sequence:
- the wnt7ba gene encoding protein Wnt-7b: MLIISSRSALLSVYYPQIFLILTSGSYLALSSVVALGANIICNKIPGLAPRQRALCQSRPDAIIIIGEGAQLGINECQFQFRYGRWNCSALGERTVFGQELRVGSREAAFTYAITAAGVAHAVTAACSQGNLSQCGCDREKQGYHDQEEGWKWGGCSADVKYGVEFSRRFVDAREIKKNARRLMNLHNNEAGRKILEERMKLECKCHGVSGSCTTKTCWITLPKFREIGYLLKERYSEAVQVEPVRASRLRQPSFLRLKEALGYQKPTDTDLVYLERSPNYCEEDTATGSTGTRGRLCNGTSTHTDGCHVMCCGRGYNTHHYTRVWQCNCKFHWCCFVKCNTCSEKSEVFTCK; the protein is encoded by the exons GGCTCTGTCCTCCGTGGTAGCTCTGGGTGCAAACATCATCTGTAACAAGATCCCTGGACTGGCCCCCCGTCAGAGGGCCCTGTGTCAGAGTCGCCCCgatgccatcatcatcatcggtGAAGGCGCCCAGCTGGGCATCAACGAGTGTCAGTTCCAGTTCCGCTACGGGCGGTGGAACTGTTCGGCCTTGGGCGAGAGGACTGTGTTTGGACAAGAGCTGAGAGTAG GCAGCAGGGAAGCAGCATTCACCTACGCCATCACCGCAGCTGGAGTTGCCCATGCAGTGACTGCAGCTTGCAGCCAAGGAAACCTGAGCCAATGCGGCTGTGACCGTGAGAAGCAGGGTTACCATGACCAAGAGGAGGGCTGGAAGTGGGGAGGATGCTCGGCTGATGTCAAGTATGGCGTGGAGTTCTCGCGACGCTTTGTAGACGCCCGAGAGATTAAGAAAAATGCCCGCCGGCTGATGAACCTTCACAACAATGAGGCAGGGCGAAAG ATTTTAGAGGAGAGGATGAAGCTGGAGTGCAAGTGTCATGGTGTATCTGGCTCCTGCACCACTAAGACATGCTGGATCACCCTGCCAAAGTTCAGAGAGATTGGTTATCTGCTTAAGGAACGCTACAGTGAAGCAGTTCAAGTGGAGCCTGTCCGGGCCTCAAGGCTCCGCCAACCCTCTTTCCTACGTCTCAAGGAGGCTCTGGGGTACCAGAAGCCCACAGACACGGACCTGGTCTATTTGGAGCGCTCCCCCAACTATTGTGAGGAGGACACGGCTACAGGAAGCACAGGGACAAGAGGCAGACTGTGCAACGGCACCTCAACCCACACAGACGGCTGCCACGTGATGTGCTGCGGCCGGGGTTACAACACGCACCACTACACTCGTGTCTGGCAGTGTAACTGTAAGTTCCACTGGTGCTGTTTTGTCAAATGCAACACCTGCAGTGAGAAATCAGAAGTCTTCACCTGCAAGTAG
- the atxn10 gene encoding ataxin-10 — MAASTNSNADMSACIAGVLNEKPCPEHLQLLKTFTAALRDKEYREAVEEEAFSSLIKVLSRLCDELQAASGEDGDKQSCALQLQLAAECFRAQRNACVQSTRNQSLLRELGFIDVSLKILSSLQTTSLESRDITYEPLRCGIQFLGNLAVGNQLCKDDIWRLSFPDLLLQLLSVDDEKAVSYSSMVIHTCLDEAKVEKLSEPQNIQLALRVMELCRTQPDLDWTVLIATQHFLKSSALTECMYTGMSHHERVTLLELLLAQLREEDSEDCGIPPSVARFLASSFQKGCDAVLTLATGSASSDEVLQEALTVISLLDVLCEMTSDCKQFMFLQDHPDLLMTTVGLLEQVHAIGKASKNIFSAAQNFSSFSGEGDPSFHSPVISFKAHLIRLIGNLCHSNTNNQNKVRELEGIPLILDNCIIDSNNPFISQWAIFAIRNLLEHNTQNQELVAALECRGTADYSALRELGFLVEERDGSLLLKPVRKDS, encoded by the exons ATGGCAGCTTCGACCAACAGCAACGCAGACATGTCAGCGTGTATCGCCGGCGTTTTGAATGAAAAACCCTGTCCTGAACACctgcagcttttaaaaacatttacgGCTGCGTTACGCGACAAGGAGTACAG GGAagctgtggaggaggaggcttTCTCCAGTCTCATCAAGGTCTTGTCCAGGCTCTGTGATGAGCTTCAGGCCGCCAGCGGTGAAGATGGGGACAAGCAGTCCTGtgctctgcagctgcagctggccGCCGAGTGTTTCAGGGCTCAGCGAAACGCGTGCGTCCAGAGCACACGCAATCAAAGTCTGCTCAG GGAACTTGGTTTCATTGATGTATCACTTAAAATTTTGAGCTCTCTTCAGACCACAAGTTTGGAGAGcagagatatcacatatgaaC CTCTCCGTTGTGGGATCCAGTTCCTTGGTAATTTAGCTGTGGGAAACCAACTGTGCAAAGATGATATTTGGCGGCTGAGCTTCCCAGATCTTCTCCT GCAGCTGCTCAGTGTTGATGATGAAAAGGCGGTGAGTTACAGCTCTATGGTAATCCACACATGCCTGGATGAAGCCAAGGTGGAAAAATTGTCTGAGCCGCAGAACATTCAGCTGGCTCTCAGAGTGATGGAGCTCTGCAGGACCCAACCTGACCTGGACTGGAC gGTTCTCATTGCTACCCAGCATTTTCTGAAGTCTTCAGCTCTTACAGAGTGTATGTACACAGGAATGTCTCACCATGAAAG AGTCACTCTATTAGAGCTGCTTTTGGCCCAACTCAGAGAGGAGGACTCGGAGGACTGTGGTATCCCACCCAGTGTGGCTCGTTTCCTGGCCTCCTCCTTCCAGAAAGGTTGTGATGCTGTGCTGACACTTGCTACAGGTTCTGCTTCCAGTGATGAG GTCCTTCAGGAGGCACTGACAGTGATCAGTCTGCTGGACGTGCTGTGTGAGATGACCTCGGACTGCAAGCAGTTTATGTTCCTACAGGACCATCCTGACCTTCTGATGACCACTGTTG GGCTCCTGGAGCAGGTTCATGCCATAGGGAAGGCCAGCAAGAATATTTTTAGTGCTGCTCAGAATTTTTCCTCCTTCAGTGGTGAGGGAGACCCTTCCTTCCATTCTCCTGTTATCAGCTTCAAGGCCCACCTCATCAGGCTGATAGGAAACCTCTGTCACAGCAATACCAACAACCAGAACAAG GTGAGAGAACTAGAAGGCATCCCCCTCATCTTGGACAACTGCATCATAGACAGCAATAATCCAT TCATCAGCCAGTGGGCCATCTTTGCAATCAGGAACCTCCTAGAGCACAATACACAAAACCAGGAGCTTGTCGCCGCCCTGGAATGCCGTGGCACTGCTGACTACTCTGCTCTCAGGGAGTTGGGTTTCCTGGTGGAAGAGCGAGATGGAAGCTTGCTGCTCAAACCTGTGAGGAAAGACTCCTAA
- the LOC113142371 gene encoding fibulin-1-like, with amino-acid sequence MAWTTLLLFSLCGFLQGLAENQPPTDQQCCMNGRNQGLQGVTCTVLSHISDSRTCRIIQEQCCTAAIEDQICNNSIKLAQEKNSCKIIFHNGNPSETQLSKMCYDCCVLGLTAASQGLDCELQGVGLGRRCESTAKLCCNQNRTQDFNVSICAQLSLGNGTCGCCDGYRLQNDGVNCEDINECLTHRHNCCSSEVCINTNGSFRCQRKIRCGTGYELMDDNSCKDINECALGTHDCGPDLLCKNTEGSFRCYPKKRCADGFIQDASGDCIDVNECLTHRHNCFSSEVCINTIGSFRCQRKIRCGTGYELMDDNSCKDINECALGTHDCGPDFLCKNTEGSFRCYPKKRCADGFIQDASGDCIDINECLTHRHNCFSSEVCINTIGSFRCQRKIRCGTGYELMDDNSCKDINECALGTHDCGPDLLCKNTEGSFRCYPKKRCADGFIQDASGDCIDINECLVYDSPCKRSQTCINTVGSYVCRGSTVTCGRGYHLNEDGTRCQDVNECHTGNVCGTHGCVNLMGTYRCECRTGFILNTITKLCEDINECRHYPGRLCTHKCENTQGSYRCSCPIGFKLSSDGRTCDDVDECKANLCSQECTNIYGSYQCYCRRGYRLSDIDGTTCEDINECTLPTGGDDVCSYRCTNTPGSFYCSCPSTGYKLAPNGHTCLDIDECAVGNHTCSVSESCINVKGGFRCLSLKCPANYRKATLGSRNEPFSVRCVKACQPYDIACVRDPVNIITHTFLSLPTLRRLREPEEIAFLRTSVAANPSPLPGATYVSFDILGSDDNLSFDVVKNFNQGMTVGVVRQVKPIIGPLDLDLEISVDYIKSRIIFRRNIVIIHIFISEFRM; translated from the exons ATGGCGTGGACGACattacttctgttttctctgtgcgGATTTCTGCAGGGACTGG CAGAGAACCAGCCTCCCACTGACCAACAGTGCTGTATGAACGGGAGGAATCAGGGCTTACAAGGAGTAACCTGCACAGTCCTCTCCCATATCTCGGACTCCCGCACCTGCAG gatCATCCAGGAGCAGTGCTGCACAGCGGCAATAGAAGACCAGATCTGTAACAACAGCATCAAGTTGGCCCAGGAAAAAAATTCCTGCAAGATAATCTTCCACAATGGAAACCCTTCGGAAACTCAACTGTCAAAG ATGTGTTATGACTGCTGTGTCCTGGGTCTGACTGCAGCGAGCCAGGGTTTGGACTGTGAGCTTCAGGGTGTGGGGCTGGGGAGACGGTGCGAATCCACAGCTAAACTCTGCTGTAACCAAAACAGAACACAGGATTTCaacg TCTCCATATGCGCTCAGCTGAGTCTAGGTAATGGTACATGTGGCTGCTGTGACGGTTATCGACTGCAAAATGATGGAGTGAATTGTGAGG ACATTAATGAGTGTTTGACACACAGGCACAACTGCTGCTCAAGTGAAGTTTGCATTAACACAAATGGTTCATTTCGCTGTCAGAGGAAAATCAGATGTGGCACCGGGTATGAACTCATGGACGACAACAGTTGCAAAG ACATTAATGAGTGTGCTTTGGGGACCCATGACTGTGGACCAGACCttttgtgcaaaaacacagaaggCTCATTTCGCTGCTACCCAAAGAAAAGGTGTGCGGATGGTTTCATTCAGGACGCTTCAGGAGACTGCATCG atgttaaTGAGTGTTTGACTCACAGGCACAACTGCTTCTCAAGTGAAGTTTGCATTAACACCATTGGTTCGTTTCGCTGTCAGAGGAAAATCAGATGTGGCACCGGGTATGAACTCATGGACGACAACAGTTGCAAAG ACATTAATGAGTGTGCTTTGGGGACCCATGACTGTGGACCAGACtttttgtgcaaaaacacagaaggCTCATTTCGCTGCTACCCAAAGAAAAGGTGCGCGGATGGTTTCATTCAGGATGCTTCAGGAGACTGCATCG ACATTAATGAGTGTTTGACTCACAGGCACAACTGCTTCTCAAGTGAAGTTTGCATTAACACCATTGGTTCATTTCGCTGTCAGAGGAAAATCAGATGTGGCACCGGGTATGAACTCATGGACGATAACAGTTGCAAAG ACATTAATGAGTGTGCTTTGGGGACCCATGACTGTGGACCAGACCttttgtgcaaaaacacagaaggCTCATTTCGCTGCTACCCAAAGAAAAGGTGCGCGGATGGTTTCATTCAGGATGCTTCAGGAGACTGCATCG ATATAAATGAGTGTCTGGTTTACGACAGTCCATGCAAGCGGAGCCAGACATGTATTAACACAGTGGGTTCCTACGTGTGTCGTGGGAGCACCGTCACCTGTGGACGGGGCTATCACCTTAATGAGGATGGGACACGCTGTCAAG ATGTCAACGAGTGTCACACAGGCAACGTGTGTGGCACCCATGGGTGCGTGAACCTTATGGGAACATACCGCTGTGAATGCAGAACTGGCTTCATCCTCAACACCATCACCAAACTGTGCGAAG ATATCAATGAGTGCAGGCATTATCCCGGACGACTCTGCACCCACAAGTGTGAGAACACACAGGGGTCCTACCGATGCAGCTGCCCCATTGGTTTCAAACTGTCCTCTGATGGCAGAACCTGTGACG ATGTGGATGAATGTAAGGCCAACCTATGCAGCCAGGAGTGCACCAACATCTATGGCTCCTACCAGTGCTACTGTCGGCGTGGTTACCGGCTGAGTGACATTGATGGGACAACATGTGAAG ATATTAATGAGTGCACCCTGCCCACTGGAGGTGATGATGTGTGTTCGTACCGCTGCACCAACACTCCGGGAAGTTTCTACTGCAGCTGCCCGTCCACGGGCTACAAACTCGCCCCCAATGGACACACATGTCTAG ACATTGATGAATGCGCAGTGGGGAACCATACCTGTTCCGTCTCTGAGAGCTGCATCAATGTCAAAGGAGGATTTCGCTGCCTGTCCCTTAAATGTCCTGCAAACTATCGGAAGGCGACACTTGG ATCTAGGAATGAACCATTTAGCGTGCGTTGTGTTAAGGCCTGCCAACCTTATGACATTGCCTGTGTACGGGACCCTGTCAACATCATCACCCAcactttcctctctctgccaACCCTCAGACGCCTCAGGGAACCAGAGG AAATTGCTTTCCTGCGGACATCTGTGGCAGCTAACCCCTCTCCTCTGCCTGGGGCTACTTACGTTTCCTTTGACATCCTGGGTTCAGATGACAATTTGTCTTTTGATGTGGTGAAGAATTTTAATCAGGGCATGACTGTTG GTGTAGTCCGGCAGGTAAAACCTATCATTGGTCCGTTGGATCTTGACCTGGAGATCTCTGTGGATTATATCAAATCAAGGATCATTTTCCGGCGTAATATTGTCATCATCCACATCTTCATCTCTGAGTTCCGGATGTGA